CCACACCGACAGGGATGTTAGAAAAGAGATTTCGCAATAGTTTCTCACTGTGATCCAAAGCCATATACGTACGGCGCATCTCAGTGACATCCATATAGAGACAAACCAACTCATCCGGTTCGGGAGAATAAATAATGCAATGACAAGTCCTCTTTGACTCTTCAAAATATTCGTCCAATTCCCTGTACAAGCCATGCTTGTGTATATCTGCAAGAATCAGAAGTTTGGTTGACAGTTTGTCTGAGGAATAGATTTCCGAAGCAAAACGCCCTTTGTATCTCTCTAAAGGTGAACCGCACAAATCCGCACTAAACTGATTAGCATCTGTGATAAGATAGTCATAAGGTTCTCCTTCTTCGTCGCAAAGAATGGAAAGGCGTACATATCCCATAGGCATATGCTTATAAAGATTGCTCAGGAAATTACGTTCACGGTCGGCCTCATCTCTGGCAAGGCGCAGACTGATACAAATATTAATGATGTCAGCCAAAGAGGAAAACCATTGATAATCTTCATTCGTCCATTTATAGTATCTGTCTACCAAATCAATGCCGATATATCCCCACACCCGTTCGGTATTCCGAAGAGGAACCACCATGAGTGACTTTATATTCTGCACAGCAAGTATCTCAGATTCCTGACGGGCCACCCGGGGCAAATCCGATAAAGTATTCAACAGGATAGGCTTGCCCGCCAACATTTGTTTAAGCCACCACTCCATACCATTGGTCGGAATCTGTTGCAACATATCTATTTCAGGGCTGACCCCGTCAGCCACTACCTCGTAAGTACAACTCTGGGTACGATAACCGGCATCATATTCTACTATATAGACACGTCCTCCATGAAAGAGTTCAAGGACATCTTTCAATACTCCCGAAATAACCTCACTCAGATTCTTGTCCTTCAGAAAATTACGTAAGGACTGGGACACAGAATGCTGTCGAAACAACAATTCATTAAACTGTTTCAGAATACCACCGGATTGTTCGTCCGCAGGGATATCAACCAATTGAAGGATACCAAATGCCTTTGGATGTCCATCTTCTGTCAGCCACTTTTCACCCAGACGGGAACGAACCCACACAATGCCTTGTGAAGAGTAGATAGGAAAAGTTTGCTCATATACCTCGATTTCTTCTATCGAAAGGAATTCACGTGTAATGCGGCAACGGTAATCTTCACGAATCAATTGACCAAACTGGCGGAAAGTCAGCGTGTCTCCCTTCAAGCCTAACAAATTACAAACATACTCGGAACAAAGATATTCCCCAGTAGTGAAATCTGCTTCCCACCAGCCTATTTGTCCAACAGACGAAAGGAGCTGAAAACGTTTTGCCTCATGTGATCGATTGCCACTCATACGATTTGTGCTTTTAATATTCTGAATAGCGCAAAGATAATGCTTACTTATTAATTTCTGTCCTATTCCTACTAACAAAAAAAGAAAGTTTAGAACGTTATAGGCTATGAACTGAATAGGTCCGCTTTATCCGTGGTGTCACCAAATTGTAACTTAATTGAGAATCAATTGTATGACATGTGTATTACGGTTGTAATTCCGTTGCCGCATCTTTGCACCGGAAACAAGAAACAATAAAAGATGAGCATGAAACTGGATTTAGGAAAAGTATTTTTCTTCATTTTATTACTGGTACTTTCCACCATGACCGCCCTGGCTGGAAACATCAAAGGGACCGTCCTCGACAAGCAGACGAAAGAGCCGTTGACCGGAGCTACCATACAGATAACCGGGACAGCGCAGGGGGCAGTAGCCGACATCGACGGTAACTATACGCTGAATGTAAAAGACGGTACATACACCATAGCCGTGAGATATATAGGATACAAAGACATCCTGCTCAACAGTGTAAAAGTTAAGGCCGAAACTGTGCTGAACTTTGAAATGGAGAGTGATGCACAAACGTTAGGCGAAGTCTCCGTCACTGCACAAGCCAAACGGAATAACGAGGTGGCACTCATACAGGAACAACGCCGCAGCCTCGTAGTACAGAGCGGGGTTTCCGCCCAACAAATAGCTAAAACCCAGGACAGCAATGCCTCGGAAGTCATCCGTCGCGTACCCGGCATCAGCATCATCGACGAAAAGTTTGTAATGGTGCGCGGCCTGTCGCAGCGGTACAATAATGTATGGATGAACGGGAGTGCCGTGCCCAGTTCGGAAGCCGATTCACGCGCCTTTTCATTCGACATCATCCCCAGTTCACAACTGGATAATATGGTAATCGTAAAAAGCCCCGCTCCGGAATATCCCGCAGACTTCACGGGTGGATTCATCCTGATAAATACCAAAGATATGCCCGGCGAAAACAGCTTCAACATATCAGTAGGAGGAGCTGTCAATGACCAGACGCACTTCAAAGACTTTCGTAAAGCCAAGGGTAGCGGCATGGACCGGCTCGGCTTCGGAAACGGTTTCCGTAGTCTGGATGCCGGTATGAAAGGCACACTGAACATGTATCCCGGATATGAAACCGGAAATACAGCTCGCATAGATGTATTGAACAATGGTTTCAACAACGACTGGACACTGAAAACCATCAAACCCGTAGGGGACTTAAAATTGAATATGGCATACAACCGCAAGTGGGAAACCGAAAGTGGACGTACCATCGGTATGCTGGCTGCTGTGAATTACAGCAACTCCTATAAGACCTATCTCGATATGGAAAACTCTCTCTATGGTCCTTATGATACCAACAATGACAAATACGTCTATCTGCGGAAAGCAACGGACAACCAGTACAGCAATGATGTCCGCCTCGGTGCCCTGCTGAACCTCACCTTCCAGCCGCGCAACAGCAACCATCGCTATGAATTCAAGAATATCTTCAACCAGATATCCAAAGACCGCTACTCGGAACGTACAGGTTTCAACGCACAACCGGACAACATCAACAACATGGAGTATTACTACTCCAGCCGTACCACTTACAACACCCAGTTCACAGGCAGGCACAACTTTGACGACAGTCGTTTCGACTGGAGTGTGGGTTATGCTTACGCCAACCGTAACCTGCCGGACCGTCGCCTCATTGAACGTACCGACCGCACCAATGAAACCATGGGTATTTACCGTATCAGCCGTGAATTCACCAAACTGGACGAACACATCGGCTCAGCAAATATAAATTATCGCCAGGATTTCCAGTTCGGTGACATCGCCCCTACTTTGAAAGCCGGTGCTTATGGCGAGTACCGTACACGTACCTACAACACCCGCCAGTTCCAGTACGGCTGGCAACCGAATAACAGCCTGCCTAAGGGATTCCAGTTTGACAATGATGTGGCAAACAATATATTGATAGACTCCAACTATGGAATTGACAAACTCTACATGCAGGAAGAAGTGAACTACATGAATAACTATGAGGGCAAAAACACGCAATTGTCCGGTTATGTCGGCATCAACGTTCCGATAGGTTCCTTCAACTTCTACGCCGGAGCACGCTATGAATATGCCCGTCAGGAACTGATCATGAATACCCGCTCGTATGAAGAAAGCCTGCAAAGTACTTTCTATGACTATAAAGACCTGTTCCCTTCCGTCAATGCCACTTACAAACTGAGTGAAAAGCATCAGTTCCGCCTGGCTTACGGTAAATCGGTAAACCGTCCTGAATTTCGTGAACTGTCCACTTCCGTCTATTATGATTTCGACCTGGGAAGCAGTGTCATGGGTAATTCATCCCTGCAGGCAGCTTACATACAGAACGTAGACTTACGCTACGAATGGTATCCCAGCAATGGTGAGCAAGTTTCCATTGCCCTGTTCTACAAACACTTCAAAAATCCTATTGAATGGACCTACACCATGTCGGGAGGAACTGATCCGGTCTACTCTTACGTCAACGCCAAAGGTGCCAACAACTACGGTATAGAAGTAGATATCCGCAAGAATCTCGACTTCATCGGTATGCGTAATTTCAGTTTCTCATTCAATGGCGCATGGATCAAGAGCAAAGTACAGTTTAAAGAAGGTGGCAATAATATAGACCGTCCCATGCAGGGGCAATCGCCTTACCTCATCAACACGGGTCTCTTCTATAACAATCCGGATAAGGGATGGAACGCCGCCGTACTCTACAACCGTATCGGAAAACGTATCATCGGTGTAGGCAACCGCTACGGCAGTTCTTCCGAAGGTGATGCACGCAACATACCAAACTCTTACGAAATGCCGCGCAACAGCATCGACCTTTCGGCAAGCAAAAAGTTTGGCAAACTGGAAATTAAAGCTACCATACGTGACTTGCTGGCCGAACGCTACTACTTCAAACAGTTTGAAGACGTCACCGTAAACGGACAAGCCCGCACCATTGAAGAGGTGACCCGCAGTTACAAACCGGGAAGAAGCTACAACCTGGCCATAGCCTATAGCTTCTGATATCCCACCCTTTCAGTTTATAAAGTACTAACAAAACCTGAACATAAAGAAGTTTAATTCCCAAATTAAGAAAAGTATGAAAATGAAAATTAAGAAGTTTGGCTGGATCATTATGATGTGTACAGCCATTGCAATTGGAAATGTGATGTCTTCCTGTTCTGACGACACCAATGGAGAGAATGGTGGGAACGGAGGAAATGGAAGTACAGACCCCGAAGTGACTTATGATGGCACAACAGCCTACAGCAAAGGTGTACTGTTCAATAATGGAACAGAACTGGGCAATGGCGATCAACACTTCGTATTCACCGGCGATGTAACTCTGGAAAAAGGAACCTATCTGCTGAAAGGCTGGGTATACGTAGCCGATGGCGCTAAACTGAGGATTCCCGCAGGCACTATTATCAAGGGTGACAAACAGACAATGGCGAGTCTTATTATAGAACCGGGTGGATATGTAGAAATGAAAGGAACCAAGGAAGCCCCTATTGTCATGACTTCCGAGGAAGCTCCCGGACAGCGCAGACCGGGTGACTGGGGTGGTTTAATCATTTGCGGTAAAGCCAAAAACAACCAGGGTACACAGCAAATAGAAGGCGGACCGCGCACCATACACGGAGGCAGCAATGATGCCGACAATTCCGGTATCTTCCAGTATATCCGCGTGGAGTTTGCAGGTTATCCCTTTGAAACAGACAAAGAGATCAACGGCATTACATTCGGCTCCGTGGGTAGTGGTACCACCATCGACCACTTACAGGTATCGTACTCTAACGACGACTCTTTCGAATGGTTCGGCGGTGCAGTGAACTGCAAATATCTGGTAGCTTATAAAGGCTGGGACGATGAATTCGATACGGACAACGGCTTCAGCGGAACTGTACAATACTGCCTGTCTATCCGTGACCCGCGCATTGCCGACACCTCGCAATCCAATGGTTTCGAAAGCGATAACAACGGAACAGGTGCAGACATCGCTCCATTCACAACTGCAACATTTAAGAATGTAACGTTCATTGGCCCGATGGCTGCCAAGAACACTGATTTCCAGAACACTTCCGAATACATCACTGCCGGTGACATGTACCCGGATAATAAATCCAAGCTGGGTCTGTTCCAGTCCGCCATACAGATACGTCGCAGCAGTAAGCTGAGCTGCGAAAATACATTGGCAGTAGGTTATCCTATCGGTCTGATTGTGGATGGCGAAAAAGGAAACACGGTTCAATATTCTAAAAACGGTGATTTCCATCTGAAGAATATCATCTTTGCCGGTATGGGTGTAGTTGGCTCGGACAATAATAAGAAATACGAAGATTATCTCTACAACAGAGAAACCGGAACGTATGATGAAAGCCAGGTTTCTTATTCACACACTTTCTTCAAGAGTGAGGCTTCGAACAAAGTAATGACTGAGGCTGAACTGGGATTGGCTGACCCGATGAATACCGGTCAGAATTACTGCCCCGCCACGGCTATCATGGGAACTGACAGAAACTATATCGGTGCTTTCCGCGACACGAATGATAATTGGCTGGAAGGCTGGACGAACTTCGACCCACAAAACACAGTATATTAATCACTCATTGAAATACACACGCCGAAGCTAAGCTTCTACAAAAGCAACGCCGGACAGTTCTTTTTGAACTTGTCCGGCGTTAATTTAACGCCCGCCTCATCGTATTGAGGGTTTCTTCCCATTGTATTGAGGGGCTTCCTCATCGCATTGAAGGGGTCTTCCCGTCGCATTGAAGGGGTCTTCCCATCGCATTGAGAATAACCTGAGAGTTCAAGAGCCTTTCATCTCAACCAAGCCTTTCACGGAAATCTTCACCGGACGGTGACTGGAATACGTGCAGATCAAACTCTGAAATAATAGCCAGCAGATGGTCGAAAACGTCGGACTGCAAGTCCTCGTATGGTATCCAGGATGTGGTTGCAGAAAAGAAATACAGTTCCAACGGTATACCGTGGTCGGTAGGTTGAAGCTGACGCACCATACAGGTCATATCATGATTTACACCCGGATGGCTCTTCAAGTAGCAATTCAGGTAAGCACGGAAGACACCGAGATTCGTCTGGCGACGCCCGTTCACAAGGATGGAGTTATCGATATGATGTTCTTCATTATACTCCTTTATCACTTGTTCCGTCTGTTCAACGTAGTTTGCCAAGAGCTGTATCTTGCGATACTTTGCCAACATTTCGGGAGTACAGAACCGTACACTGTTCATATCGATATTGATAGAACGCTTGATGCGGCGTCCGCCACTCTCCTGCATACCACGCCAGTTCTGGAAAGAGTCGCTTACAAGCAGGTAAGGAGGAATGGTAGTGATGGTCTTGTCGAAATTGCGCACCTTCACCGTGTTCAATGATACTTCTATTACGTCACCATCCGCTCCATACTTAGGCATGGTAATCCAGTCTCCCACTTTCAGCATATTGTTGGCAGAAAGTTGCACACCGGAAACAAAGCCCATGATACTGTCTTTGAACACTAACATCAACACGGCAGCCGAAGCTCCCAGACCGGTGAGCAATACACCGGGTGAGCGGTCGATCAGTATGCTGACGACGATGATGCCCCCGACAAAATAAAGAATTACCTGCACAGTCTGCAAAAGTCCCTTCAGAGGGCGGTCGCGAAACTGTTCCTTCTCGCTATATACGGTATAAACCGCAGTAAGCAAAGCGCTGATAAAGCTAAGAAACATTATAATAATAAAGATGAGGCAGAAACGCATAATAAGCGCCAACGTTGCCGATCCCGCATCGGAAAAAGCCAGGGGCAGCAGGATATAAATAAGAATAGGTGCCACCATGCGGCTAAGGTGCACCATCACCTTCCGGTCGAAAACAATGTCATCCCAGGTAGCTTTTGTTTGTTTTACCAAACGCGAAACGACTTTCAGCAAGACTTTCCGGCAAATGGAATCTGCCAGATAAGCCACCAGGAGAACTCCCAGAAATGCAATAAATTGATCTAACTGGTCGGCCAATGACTGGCTGAAACCTAAAGTCTGAAGTCCTTCGTTAATTTGTTGTACAATGCTCATGATACTAAGAATTAATTTTGGGGTTAATGGTTAGTAATTATCGCTCCCTGTTCAGGAAGTCTCCTATATCTTCTTTTAACCACTGATACAAGTAAAGGTTCTTATATCCGCTGTTCTTTTTCAACATCAGGCTGACATTGGTCTGGCTATTCTCATAACTGGTCAGTTCGTTATGGAATTGCTCGTTGTGAGCAGCCAGACGCTTGATTTCCTGTTCACGCTCACGACGCAATACGGTACATACGGGGATAAGAAGTTTCATCACAACACCGTCCATGAGGTGATGTCCCTGTATATATAGGTAAGTTGTATCAGGATTCAATCCCAGTCTCTCCAACTCCACGCCTAAAGCCTCCACTGCCTTTATATTTCGCGAAAATCGCCTGCGCATCTCAGAAAGTTTCTTATCAACGGCACGCTGCACAGGATCTAACGTCCGTTCGGGATGATGCACATTAACTTCCTGCAAGCGGGTGCAGGCATTGAAATCGTACATCGGGAAAGTATATGTATCCCGTTGACAATAGAACCAGACGTTCCACAGAAAGAGCGGATAAATAATCTGCGAATAGCGTTTCAGGAAAGCAGGAAAGTCTATCAGCATACGGTCGT
The nucleotide sequence above comes from Bacteroides intestinalis DSM 17393. Encoded proteins:
- a CDS encoding TonB-dependent receptor, encoding MKLDLGKVFFFILLLVLSTMTALAGNIKGTVLDKQTKEPLTGATIQITGTAQGAVADIDGNYTLNVKDGTYTIAVRYIGYKDILLNSVKVKAETVLNFEMESDAQTLGEVSVTAQAKRNNEVALIQEQRRSLVVQSGVSAQQIAKTQDSNASEVIRRVPGISIIDEKFVMVRGLSQRYNNVWMNGSAVPSSEADSRAFSFDIIPSSQLDNMVIVKSPAPEYPADFTGGFILINTKDMPGENSFNISVGGAVNDQTHFKDFRKAKGSGMDRLGFGNGFRSLDAGMKGTLNMYPGYETGNTARIDVLNNGFNNDWTLKTIKPVGDLKLNMAYNRKWETESGRTIGMLAAVNYSNSYKTYLDMENSLYGPYDTNNDKYVYLRKATDNQYSNDVRLGALLNLTFQPRNSNHRYEFKNIFNQISKDRYSERTGFNAQPDNINNMEYYYSSRTTYNTQFTGRHNFDDSRFDWSVGYAYANRNLPDRRLIERTDRTNETMGIYRISREFTKLDEHIGSANINYRQDFQFGDIAPTLKAGAYGEYRTRTYNTRQFQYGWQPNNSLPKGFQFDNDVANNILIDSNYGIDKLYMQEEVNYMNNYEGKNTQLSGYVGINVPIGSFNFYAGARYEYARQELIMNTRSYEESLQSTFYDYKDLFPSVNATYKLSEKHQFRLAYGKSVNRPEFRELSTSVYYDFDLGSSVMGNSSLQAAYIQNVDLRYEWYPSNGEQVSIALFYKHFKNPIEWTYTMSGGTDPVYSYVNAKGANNYGIEVDIRKNLDFIGMRNFSFSFNGAWIKSKVQFKEGGNNIDRPMQGQSPYLINTGLFYNNPDKGWNAAVLYNRIGKRIIGVGNRYGSSSEGDARNIPNSYEMPRNSIDLSASKKFGKLEIKATIRDLLAERYYFKQFEDVTVNGQARTIEEVTRSYKPGRSYNLAIAYSF
- a CDS encoding mechanosensitive ion channel family protein; this encodes MSIVQQINEGLQTLGFSQSLADQLDQFIAFLGVLLVAYLADSICRKVLLKVVSRLVKQTKATWDDIVFDRKVMVHLSRMVAPILIYILLPLAFSDAGSATLALIMRFCLIFIIIMFLSFISALLTAVYTVYSEKEQFRDRPLKGLLQTVQVILYFVGGIIVVSILIDRSPGVLLTGLGASAAVLMLVFKDSIMGFVSGVQLSANNMLKVGDWITMPKYGADGDVIEVSLNTVKVRNFDKTITTIPPYLLVSDSFQNWRGMQESGGRRIKRSINIDMNSVRFCTPEMLAKYRKIQLLANYVEQTEQVIKEYNEEHHIDNSILVNGRRQTNLGVFRAYLNCYLKSHPGVNHDMTCMVRQLQPTDHGIPLELYFFSATTSWIPYEDLQSDVFDHLLAIISEFDLHVFQSPSGEDFRERLG
- a CDS encoding DUF4435 domain-containing protein, with translation MATSLKHNLTSAYFNAANKLYPKKARRRIVAYVESYDDVAFWRTLLAEFETDDYYFQVMLPSATSLAKGKKMVLMNTLNTTELGKSLIACVDSDYDFLLQGKTNVSHKINSSPYIFQTYAYAIENFHCYAESLHEVCVQATLNDRMLIDFPAFLKRYSQIIYPLFLWNVWFYCQRDTYTFPMYDFNACTRLQEVNVHHPERTLDPVQRAVDKKLSEMRRRFSRNIKAVEALGVELERLGLNPDTTYLYIQGHHLMDGVVMKLLIPVCTVLRREREQEIKRLAAHNEQFHNELTSYENSQTNVSLMLKKNSGYKNLYLYQWLKEDIGDFLNRER